A window from Mesorhizobium sp. WSM2240 encodes these proteins:
- a CDS encoding DUF2865 domain-containing protein: MAGRRTLRRAIALGAFALTVATAVPALADTLLCRQLEAELAAAADIDGSAALVKYDDAIVRQRDEMVKARRQARSQRCGFSLLGNGVKQCATLNAAIEKMAINLETLQRKRSQLAGNGGEHSRARLLASLDANGCRDDAVAVRPLPPPIDSGEIMSDRPTGFGAIRPLDEDLEGRIRRVIDGDGQQLQELGRSYRTTCVRTCDGYFFPMSYAASLADFERDQKNCDARCPGTEMQVFFHEADPNRVLAPGADDTATMISTVTGKRYSELQSAYLYKSIDAPRPKGCGCNAARNFEVLAGKPAGAEVPAENGSFVTPSEPKPEAPAPRADIAVEKQPEAVAVEPDEDRKVRVVGPRFLPDPEAAIDLRAPDQRQAR, translated from the coding sequence ATGGCGGGCAGGCGAACGCTGAGACGAGCCATTGCGCTGGGAGCCTTCGCGCTCACCGTTGCGACCGCCGTGCCCGCTCTCGCCGATACCCTGCTCTGCCGCCAACTCGAAGCCGAGCTTGCCGCGGCCGCCGATATCGATGGGTCGGCTGCACTCGTCAAATATGACGACGCTATCGTCCGCCAGCGCGACGAAATGGTGAAAGCGCGGCGACAGGCGCGTAGCCAGAGATGCGGATTTTCACTGCTCGGCAACGGCGTCAAGCAATGCGCCACGCTGAACGCGGCGATCGAGAAAATGGCGATCAATCTCGAGACGCTTCAGCGCAAGCGCAGCCAATTGGCCGGCAACGGCGGAGAGCATTCGCGCGCGCGCCTGCTCGCATCGCTCGACGCCAATGGCTGCCGCGACGATGCGGTTGCCGTGAGACCCTTGCCGCCGCCGATCGATAGCGGTGAGATCATGTCAGACCGGCCGACCGGTTTTGGCGCGATCCGACCGCTTGACGAGGACCTCGAAGGCCGCATCCGTCGGGTTATCGATGGCGACGGACAGCAGTTGCAGGAGCTGGGCAGAAGCTACCGAACGACTTGCGTGCGCACCTGCGACGGCTATTTCTTCCCGATGTCCTACGCGGCGTCGCTTGCCGATTTCGAACGCGACCAGAAGAACTGCGACGCACGCTGCCCCGGGACCGAGATGCAGGTCTTCTTCCACGAAGCGGACCCGAACCGGGTGCTAGCGCCCGGAGCTGATGATACCGCGACAATGATCTCGACGGTGACGGGAAAGCGCTATTCGGAGTTGCAGTCGGCGTATCTCTACAAGAGCATAGATGCCCCACGGCCGAAAGGCTGCGGCTGCAATGCCGCCAGAAATTTCGAGGTGCTTGCCGGCAAGCCCGCGGGCGCTGAAGTTCCCGCCGAGAACGGATCGTTTGTCACGCCATCCGAACCCAAGCCGGAAGCCCCAGCCCCGAGAGCCGATATTGCTGTCGAGAAACAGCCGGAGGCCGTCGCCGTCGAACCAGACGAGGACCGCAAAGTCAGGGTCGTCGGGCCAAGGTTCCTTCCCGACCCAGAAGCGGCAATAGATCTGCGAGCTCCGGACCAGCGTCAAGCCCGGTGA
- the gltX gene encoding glutamate--tRNA ligase — protein MTVTVRFAPSPTGQIHIGNARTALFNWLFAMKHGGRFIQRFDDTDSARSRQEYANAILYDLHWLGIFPDATHYQSQRIENYDAAVERLKEAGVLYACYETPEELDLRRKIRRTRGLPPVYGREALKLTADEKAAFEADGRRPHWRFLLPNFDADPFEPKRTDIVWTDVVRGEETVDLASLSDPVLVREDGTYLYTLPSVVDDIDMGVTHVIRGDDHVTNTGVQIALFRALGAEPPAFGHHNLLTTSSGEGLSKRSGALSIAGLRESGLEPMAVVSHAVLIGTSENVSAVASMAELAERFDPAATSKSASKFDPDELIVLNRALLHETPFSEVQDRLSALGISGEKAEPFWLAVRGNVEKLSDSVAWWKILKSGPQEPADLVDEDRDYVRAAFDMLPEEPWDGSTWKAWTDAVRKECGRKGKALFMPLRLALTGLDAGPELADLLPLLGREGTLARRP, from the coding sequence ATGACTGTCACAGTTCGTTTCGCCCCGTCGCCGACGGGCCAAATCCACATCGGCAACGCCCGCACTGCGCTTTTCAACTGGCTGTTCGCCATGAAGCATGGCGGGCGGTTCATTCAGCGCTTCGACGATACGGATTCCGCGCGCTCCAGGCAGGAATATGCCAATGCGATTCTCTATGACCTGCACTGGCTAGGCATCTTTCCGGACGCCACTCATTACCAGTCTCAGCGCATCGAAAACTACGACGCCGCAGTCGAGAGGCTTAAGGAAGCCGGCGTGCTCTACGCCTGCTATGAGACGCCGGAAGAGCTCGATTTGCGCCGCAAGATCAGGCGCACGCGCGGCCTGCCGCCCGTCTATGGCCGCGAAGCACTCAAGCTCACCGCCGACGAAAAGGCGGCTTTCGAGGCGGACGGACGACGGCCGCACTGGCGGTTCCTGCTGCCCAATTTCGACGCCGATCCGTTCGAGCCGAAGCGCACCGACATTGTCTGGACCGATGTGGTGCGCGGCGAGGAAACCGTCGATCTCGCCTCGCTGTCGGACCCGGTCCTGGTCCGCGAGGACGGCACCTATCTCTACACGCTGCCCTCGGTTGTCGATGACATCGACATGGGCGTGACCCACGTCATTCGCGGCGACGACCATGTCACCAATACCGGCGTGCAGATCGCGCTGTTCCGGGCGCTTGGCGCCGAGCCGCCGGCCTTTGGCCACCACAACCTCCTGACCACCAGCTCGGGCGAGGGGCTTTCCAAGCGCAGCGGCGCGCTGTCGATCGCAGGTTTGCGCGAATCCGGGCTAGAGCCAATGGCGGTGGTCTCGCACGCCGTGCTGATCGGCACGTCGGAGAATGTCTCGGCCGTCGCCAGCATGGCGGAACTCGCCGAGCGCTTCGACCCTGCGGCGACCTCGAAATCGGCTTCCAAGTTCGATCCGGACGAGTTGATCGTACTCAACCGCGCGCTGCTCCATGAAACGCCGTTCTCGGAGGTGCAGGACCGGCTTTCCGCGCTCGGCATTTCCGGCGAAAAAGCCGAGCCGTTCTGGCTTGCGGTGCGCGGCAATGTGGAAAAACTTTCTGATTCGGTGGCTTGGTGGAAGATCCTCAAATCCGGCCCGCAGGAACCTGCCGATCTCGTAGACGAAGACAGGGACTATGTTCGGGCAGCATTCGACATGCTGCCTGAGGAGCCCTGGGACGGTTCGACCTGGAAGGCCTGGACCGATGCGGTGAGGAAGGAATGCGGCCGCAAGGGCAAGGCGCTGTTCATGCCGCTTAGGCTGGCGCTCACCGGGCTTGACGCTGGTCCGGAGCTCGCAGATCTATTGCCGCTTCTGGGTCGGGAAGGAACCTTGGCCCGACGACCCTGA
- a CDS encoding ABC transporter ATP-binding protein — MTRFRINLRGGAFRSVFSFTAGHWRRQPIRLAVIMATVLVSTLADVLTPLYSGRLVDAVASGAAADIVAWNAATAAFFMLIALALGAIVMRHIAFMGIIDLTLIMMSDIAADAFHRVQRFSTDWHANSFAGSTVRKVTRGMWALDLLNDTILVALFPSLVMLVGSTLLLGWYWPMMGFIIAVGSLVYVALTIALSLGYVAPAASLANRWDTRLGGALADAVSCNAVVKAFGAEDREDGRLASITGKWRVRTRRTWVRGTINGTTQGSTLLVLRVAVIGFALILWSRGEASAGDITFVLTSFFVLQGYLRDVGMHVRNVQRSVNDMEELVDIQRQPLGIEDGPGAKPIAIERGRIEFDEVTFHYGSHPLPLYKDFSVTIEAGERIGLVGHSGSGKTTFVKLIQRLYDLSSGRILIDGQDIAEVTQASLRQQMAIVQQDPVLFHRSLAENIAYARPGASQAEIEEAARLASAHDFIENLPKGYGTLVGERGVKLSGGERQRVAIARAFLADAPILILDEATSSLDSESEVLIQQAMERLMVGRTTLVIAHRLSTVRALDRLLVFDRGRIAEEGDHDQLIRLSGGIYRRLFERQALELTKGMII; from the coding sequence ATGACTCGTTTTCGTATCAATCTGCGCGGCGGCGCGTTCCGCAGCGTATTTAGCTTCACCGCAGGCCATTGGCGGCGCCAACCGATCCGTCTCGCCGTCATCATGGCGACGGTGCTCGTCTCCACCTTGGCCGATGTGCTGACCCCGCTCTATTCAGGCCGGCTGGTCGACGCCGTCGCCAGCGGCGCGGCGGCCGACATCGTCGCCTGGAACGCAGCGACCGCGGCTTTCTTCATGCTGATCGCGCTCGCACTCGGCGCCATAGTCATGCGCCACATCGCTTTCATGGGTATCATCGACCTGACGCTGATCATGATGTCGGACATCGCTGCCGACGCGTTCCACCGCGTCCAGCGCTTTTCCACCGACTGGCACGCCAACAGCTTCGCCGGCTCGACCGTGCGCAAGGTGACGCGCGGCATGTGGGCGCTCGACCTCCTGAACGACACGATCCTGGTGGCGTTGTTTCCCTCGCTCGTGATGCTCGTCGGCTCGACGCTGCTGCTCGGCTGGTATTGGCCGATGATGGGTTTCATCATCGCGGTCGGCTCGCTGGTCTATGTCGCGCTCACCATCGCACTGTCGCTCGGCTATGTCGCTCCGGCGGCGAGCCTCGCCAACCGCTGGGACACCCGGCTCGGCGGCGCGCTGGCCGATGCGGTCAGCTGCAACGCGGTGGTCAAGGCTTTCGGCGCCGAAGACCGGGAAGACGGCAGGCTCGCCTCGATAACCGGCAAATGGCGGGTCCGGACCCGGCGCACCTGGGTGCGCGGAACAATCAACGGTACGACGCAGGGGTCTACGCTGCTTGTGCTCCGTGTCGCAGTGATAGGTTTCGCCCTGATCCTGTGGTCGCGCGGCGAGGCGAGTGCGGGCGACATTACCTTCGTGCTCACTTCGTTTTTCGTACTGCAGGGCTACCTGCGCGATGTCGGCATGCATGTGCGCAACGTGCAGCGCTCGGTCAACGACATGGAGGAACTGGTCGATATTCAGCGCCAGCCGCTCGGTATCGAGGATGGGCCGGGCGCGAAGCCGATCGCGATCGAGCGCGGGCGCATCGAATTCGACGAAGTGACGTTCCACTATGGCAGCCATCCCTTGCCGCTCTACAAGGATTTCTCGGTCACGATCGAAGCCGGCGAGCGGATAGGGCTCGTCGGCCATTCGGGATCGGGCAAGACGACCTTCGTCAAGCTCATCCAGCGGCTCTACGACCTGAGCTCCGGCCGTATCCTGATCGACGGTCAGGACATCGCCGAAGTCACGCAGGCGTCATTGCGCCAGCAGATGGCCATCGTGCAGCAGGACCCAGTGCTGTTTCATCGGTCATTGGCCGAAAACATCGCCTATGCGCGGCCCGGCGCCTCGCAGGCCGAGATCGAGGAAGCTGCCAGGCTCGCCAGCGCTCACGATTTCATCGAGAACCTGCCTAAGGGCTACGGCACGCTTGTCGGTGAGCGCGGCGTCAAGCTGTCGGGCGGCGAGCGCCAGCGCGTCGCGATCGCTCGGGCGTTCCTCGCCGATGCGCCGATCCTCATCCTCGACGAGGCTACGTCGAGCCTCGATTCGGAATCGGAGGTGTTGATCCAGCAGGCGATGGAGCGGCTGATGGTCGGACGCACAACGCTGGTCATCGCGCATCGGCTGTCGACTGTGCGCGCACTCGACCGGCTGCTCGTTTTCGATCGGGGCCGTATTGCGGAGGAGGGCGATCATGACCAGCTGATCCGACTTTCCGGCGGCATCTACCGCCGGCTATTCGAGCGCCAGGCGCTGGAACTGACCAAGGGGATGATAATCTGA